One Vanessa cardui chromosome 23, ilVanCard2.1, whole genome shotgun sequence DNA segment encodes these proteins:
- the LOC124539611 gene encoding tigger transposable element-derived protein 1-like: MEVALSLWIEDRNQKRMPLSGPMIREKAMRLYAHFKEPGGSGGGECTDGGFQASEGWFNKFKVRQSLHSIKIVGEAASADTAAAKKYPEEFANLVADGGYKPEQVFNADETALFWKRMPNKTFISKSEKSAPGFKAAKDRVTMLLCSNASGDCVIKPLMLYRSLNPRALKNQNKDNLPVFWRANKKAWVTSAIFCDWFRNCFVSEVETYLKKKNLDFKAVLVLDNAPGHPRELETMHPNIKVSFLPPNTTALLQPMDQGIIQAFKLYYIRRTFKIILDNMECDPDMNVMECWKKFNIAECIVNVKESLGELKPSTLKSCWKKLWPVLTAENDEESVQIQTLTANIAEIANGIGRDGFDQIESSDIQELLESQNEDLTETDLEEMLNSQPIEEEASTSTENVTFNLKNLSEGLKMANELCDFFMKIDPSMERSLIFKRKIANATAEYQSELKELLKTAKQERITKFFKPLPKPEDNN; this comes from the coding sequence ATGGAAGTGGCGTTGTCATTATGGATCGAAGACCGCAACCAAAAAAGGATGCCCCTGAGTGGTCCAATGATCCGGGAGAAGGCAATGCGTCTTTACGCACATTTTAAAGAACCTGGTGGTAGTGGTGGTGGTGAATGTACAGATGGAGGATTTCAAGCATCGGAAGGTTGGTTCAATAAATTTAAGGTGCGACAATCATTGCATAGTATTAAAATCGTTGGAGAAGCTGCATCTGCAGACACTGCTGCAGCAAAAAAATATCCAGAAGAATTTGCAAACCTAGTAGCTGATGGAGGATACAAACCTGAACAAGTATTTAATGCAGACGAAACTGCACTGTTTTGGAAGAGAATGCCAAACAAAACATTCATTTCTAAAAGCGAAAAGTCTGCCCCTGGATTTAAGGCAGCAAAGGATAGAGTTACAATGCTGCTATGTTCTAATGCATCTGGTGATTGTGTCATTAAACCACTGATGCTTTACAGATCGTTAAATCCTCGtgctttaaaaaatcaaaacaaggACAACCTGCCAGTGTTTTGGCGTGCTAATAAGAAAGCGTGGGTTACAAGCGCTATTTTTTGTGACTGGTTTCGGAATTGTTTTGTTTCTGAAgttgaaacttatttaaaaaaaaagaatttagacTTTAAAGCCGTTCTAGTTTTGGACAATGCACCAGGTCATCCTCGCGAACTTGAAACTATGCATCCAAATATAAAAGTGTCATTTTTACCTCCCAACACGACGGCTTTGCTTCAACCTATGGACCAAGGAATAATCCAGGCCTTTAAGCTCTATTACATTAGACGAACCTTCAAAATCATACTGGATAATATGGAATGTGATCCTGATATGAATGTTATGGAATGCTGGAAGAAATTTAACATAGCAGAATGCATCGTAAACGTAAAAGAATCTTTGGGAGAACTGAAGCCATCCACATTGAAATCATGCTGGAAAAAACTGTGGCCTGTTTTGACTGCGGAAAATGACGAAGAATCTGTCCAAATTCAAACTTTAACTGCAAACATTGCCGAAATAGCGAATGGAATAGGACGAGATGGGTTCGACCAGATAGAATCAAGTGACATTCAGGAGTTGCTTGAATCGCAAAATGAAGATTTGACTGAAACCGACTTGGAGGAAATGTTAAATTCACAGCCTATTGAAGAAGAGGCTTCAACAAGCACTGAAAACGtgacatttaatttgaaaaatcttAGTGAAGGTTTAAAAATGGCAAATGAGCTTTGTGATTTCTTTATGAAAATTGATCCGTCTATGGAACGAAGTCTTATTTTTAAGAGGAAAATTGCTAATGCCACTGCTGAATATCAGTCTGAATTGAAGGAGCTCTTAAAAACTGCCAAGCAAGAAAGAATTACGAAATTCTTTAAACCATTGCCTAAGCctgaagataataattaa